DNA from Pyramidobacter piscolens W5455:
ATACTTTTTGCCGTCGCGGGCGTCGAGAATCACAAAAGGCCCTTCGGGAAGGACATGGGCCGAGTCCTCGCGGATATCGGTCGCGAGAACGTTTTCCGCGCCGTAATCATGTCTCAGCTTGGTGACGAGCTCTGTGCCGATCTGGCCGAGACAGCCAGAAACCATGATCTTTTTCATCAAAACGCCTCCAGTTGACTTCTTATTTTTCTTAAGTATATGGAGGCGAAGTTTGTTTGTCAAATGAGTATAATTCGAAATGAGATTCTATATATAATAAAATAACATAAAAATAGGACGTGGATTTTTATACTCCGAGAGAGTAGAATAATATAGTATCCAGGCAGAAATTTTGCTTTCGGGAAGGGAGAAATCTGAAACATGACATTGGAAGAGCTGATGCCTCGTATCAGCGGAGACAAGGCCGCCTCGTACTACATCGCCAACGTGCTGCGCGAGGCCATTTATCGGGGGATTCTTCAGGAAAACGAGCAGTTGCTGCAGAACCAGCTCGCGGCGCGGATGGGCGTCAGCCCGATCCCGCTGCGGGAAGCTTTGAAGCAGCTCGAGATCGAAGGACTGGTCGAATTCCGCGGGCGCCGCGGCGCGATCGTTTCCGGGCTGAGTCTTGAAGACGCCCGCGAAATTTACGACATGATCACCTGGCTCGAGGTGGGCATCATGAAAGTCTCCTTCGACCTGATCTCGAACGCGCTGATTCAGGAAGAAGAGGTCCTGCTGGACAAGATGGAAAAAGAGGAAGATCCCGTCAAATGGCGCGACATGAACGTGCTCTTCCATTCCTCGCTGTACGAGCCGGCCGACCGCCCGATGACGCTCGATATGCTCGCCAAACTGCGCCGTCAGGTCGACCGTTACATCCGCAACCATCTCAGTTCCATGCGCAAGGAATCGGAGGAGCAGCACCGCGAGATCCTCGCGGGCGTGAAGGCCCATGACCTCGACCGCACGCTCAAGGCTCTGGAAAGCCATCTTGTCAACACGTCCAAGGACCTTCAAGCTTATATGCGCCACGTCCAGAATCGCAATCACGAATAATTTTGCCCGTTCCCCAAAAAGCAGTCCCCTGCAGTCGCCTTATGCCCGGCGATCACAAGGGACTGCTTTTTCCGTCAAAAAAATGGTCCGGATCAAAAACGATTTCCTCCTCGGCGCCGTCCGCGCCAAGCAGCTTGCGCGCATGTGAAAGCGCCTCTTCTTCCCGATCGTTCCCGGAGAGCATACGCGCGATCTCCCTCACCCGCTCTTCTCCCTCGACATGCGTCACGGTGGAGAGCGTGCCGCGGCGCGCTACGCGGTAATGTCGGTTTGCCAGCGCCGCGATGCTGGCTTCATGGGTGATCAGGATGACCTGGACACGGTCGGCCAGCTCGCGCAGCTTCAGGCCGGTCAGATAAGCGGCCCGTCCGCCCAGGCCAGCCTCCACCTCGTCGAAAACGACCGTGGGCGGCATCAGCTCGTCGGGAAGCGAGATCTGGATGGCCAGAAGGATGCGGCTCAGCTCGCCGCCGGAAGCCGCTTTGGCCACGGGAATTTCCTGACTGCCGCGCCGCAGGACGAAGTCCACCTTCTCGGCGCCGTTCGCTTTCAGCTTATTCGTTTCGGTGATGCGGATGCGAAACTGCGTGTTCTCCATCGCCATGCCGGCAAGGTTCTCGCTGACTCGCGCCTGCAGCGCCAGCGCCGCCGCGGTGCGCTGTTCCAGCAGCGTACGCGCCTCCTTCGCGACGGCTTTCTTGGCGGCCGCGATTTTCTCGTTCAGTTCGGACTGGATTTTTCCCGATCCGCTCAGCCAGCGCAATTCCTCTTCGCCTTTATGCCAGTACTCCAACAATTCCTCGACGGTGTTCACCTTGGCCAGGCGCTTGCTCTTGCGAATCTGACCGAGGGAAGTTTCAAGAACTTCCAGTTCCGCTTCGAGATTCTCAATCGTTTCCGAAGAGGCCAGCGCGCCGATTTTGTCCGCGACGTCCTCGAGAACGGCGAGCGCTTTTTGCGACGTCTCGCCAAGCGCTTCGCGGCTCCCGGAGGGCACGAGTCTGGAAAGGTCGCTGAGGACGCCCGAAAGTTCGGAGATCAGGCCGCCGCTTTCCTGGTTTTGCAGCATGCGGAAGCGGCCGCGCAGCTCGTGGAGGCGCTTGAGTTCTCGCTCCGCTTCGGCGAAGTCCTCGTTCAGCCGTTCTTCGCTGTCAGGCTGCAGACCGGCGCGTTCCAAAAAAGGCGCGATCTCGGACAGCGCCCCGTAAGCCGACGTGATTTCCTGCTCGCGCTGCTTGTTGCGGCGCAGCTCTCTTTCGCAGTCCAACACTTCATGGAATTCCTTTTCCAGCCGCGCCTTCGTTTCTTTCAACTCGTCACCGCCGCAGGCGTCGAGGATTTTGAGCTGGCGGTCGGGATCGAGCAGCTCGAGCTGGGCGAACTGACTCTGGATCGTGATCAGACGCGGGGCCAGTTCCAAGACGGTGTTCAGCGGCACCGTCTGCCCCTGGACGGAACACTTGCCGCGCCCGGAGCGCGACAGTTCGCGCCGCAGCGCCAGCGAGCAATCCTGAGGCTGCAGCTCCTCGCCGACGCCTTCCAGACGACCGGGCTGATAAAAGAACGCTTCCGCGACGGCTGTTTCATCTCCGGCGCGAATCGTGCCGCCGGAGCTGCGTTTTCCGCAGACCAGTTCGAGGCCGCGCACCAGGCTGCTCTTCCCGGCGCCGCTCTCGCCCGTGACCGCCGTCAGACCGGCGCCGAAGTTCAGCGAAGTCTGCCCGATGCCGCCCACGGAAATGAGTTTCAGCTCTTCAAGCACGGCGGGCGCTCCTTTCGGAAACTGGATTCCAGCCCCACAGGAGTTTTTCATGAAGCAGATCGTAATAGTCGAACTGAGGCAGCGAGATGGTGTTGACGCCGTGATCCCTGGAGAGCCGCACATCGAGACGATCGCGGCTGGAAAGAGGATAAACGTCGGCGCCGTCCACCGTCAAAAACAGCTCGGAATTTTCCGTCGGGCGCAGCGTCAGACAGTCGTCCGGCCCCAGCAGCGTGGGGCGCGCATATAACGTGTGCGCGCAAATGGGGACCAGCAGCATGCAGTCCAGCGACGGCGGAACGATCGGCCCGCCGGCCGAGAGGGCGTAAGCGGTGGAACCCGTGGGCGTCGAGACGATCACGCCGTCGGCGCGGTATTCGCATATCGGCTTCCCCTGCACCTGCACGTCGAGAGAGACCAGCCGCGCCTGGATTCCCTTGCTGAGCACGAGATCGTTGAGAGCGAAAACGCACCGTTCTTTCTCCTCCGTCGCCAATACGCCTTCGAGACAACGCCGCCGTTCGATCTTAAAATCGCCCTTTTCGATTTGCTCGATCTGTTCGCGCACGCGCCGCGGATCGCCGACCGCCAGGAAGCCCAAGTGTCCCACGGAGACGCCGAACAGGTTGATGCCGCTGTGCTGCACAAGATGGGCGGCCTGCAGAAAAGTGCCGTCGCCGCCGATCACCAGCGCCGTTTCGACCTCCGCCAGCCAACGGTCAAGAGGGATCCCGCTCTGACGAAGCGCCGGCGCCTCATCGGCAAAGAGCAAAAAGGGATTGTTTCTCTTTCTTCCCCATGCGCACAGCTCCTCAGCCAGCTGGACCGCTTCGGGCTTCGACAAATTAACAATCAGGCCGAATTTCATCGACTGTCCTCCATCGGAAATACACCAGGGATTCCGTTTCACAAAAAGAATTCAATGCGATTATAGCAGATTTCACGAAGCCGACAATTCAAAAGCATCGATTCCCGCACCCGAACAAAAAAGGCGCCGGAGGAAACGGGACACAGTTTCCTCCGGCGCCTTAAAAAGTTCCGCTCATCCGGCGAGAGCTTCGTGGCTCGCGCGCACCAGCCCACAAAAATCCACTTCCGCCGACGTTATATTTTTTCTTAAATGGAACAGGAATTCGATGTTGCCCTTGGGACCCTTGATTTCCGACCACGTCGCCTCTTCCATCCCCCACGGAGTTTCCCGGCCGATAAAATCGGCCAGCTCTTCCAGCACGGCACGGTGAACTTCGGGTGAGCGCACCACGCCGCCTTTGCCGAGGTCTTCGCGGCGGGCTTCGAACTGCGGTTTGACCAGCACCACGGCTTCGGCATTCTCGGCGCTGGCCGCCGCCATCGGGTTCAGCAGCAGGCGCAGCGATATGAAGGAGGCGTCGCTGCAGACGAAACCCGGCCGCGGCGAAAACATCTCCCCCGTCAGGAAACGGGCGTTCCGGCGTTCCATGACGACGACCCGCGGATCCGTGCGCAGGCTCCAATCGAGCAGCCCATAACCGACGTCGACGGCGTAGACTTTCGCCGCGCCGTACTTAAGCATCACCTGGGTAAAACCGCCCGTCGAAGCGCCGACGTCGAGGCAAACGCGGCCTTCCAATTTCAAATGAAAACGCTCGATCGCCGTCAGCAGTTTATGGGCGCCGCGGCTGACCCAGCCGCCGGAACCGCTTTTCAGGCGCACGACGGCGGCGTCCTTCACCGGCTGCCCGGCGCCGGACGCCGGTTGACCGTCGACCAGGACCTCCCCGGCCATGACCAGAGCGCCGGCCGCCTGAACGGAATCGGCCAGCCCCTCTTCGACCAGCCGCAGATCGAGCCGTTTTTTAACGCATCTGGCGCTCATAGATTTCCACGATCCTTTCGGGCGTCAGGCCGAGGCGCTTTCGCTGTTGCGCCGGCGTGCCCGGCGCGACGAAGGCCGCCGGCAGCGCCACCGCCCGCACGGCGCACCGCAAACCGCGCTCCGCGCAAAACAAAGCCAAGTGCTCGCCCAGACCGCCGCGCTCATACGCTTCTTCGGCCGTGACGAGGAGTTTTTTTCCGTCCAGTCGCGCCAGCGCCTCTTCCGGCAGCGGAGAAACGCGGTTCAGATAGAGCAGGTCGGGCGCCGCGCCGACGCGTTCGTCAACGAGTTTGGCGGCCCGGCGCGCGATCTGGCAGGCCGAACCGGCCGCAGCGACGCACCACGAGCTGTTCCGATTCACGAAGGCGAAATCTGCCGTCTCGAAAGCGTCGGCCGGCGTCAGCCGTTCCACGGCGCCGCCGCGCGGATAGCGGATCAGCGACGGCCCCTCACAGCGCGCCGCGCTCTCGAAGGCGGCTTTCAGCGAGCGACAGTCGTAAGGCGCCCAGACTTTCAGGTTGGGAACGGCGCTGGCCCAGTTCATGTCGAACAGTCCCTGATGCGTCTCGCCGTCCTCGCCCACCAGTCCGGCGCGGTCCACGGCAAGGATCACCGGCAGCCGCTGCAGGCAGATATCGTGCACCAGCTGGTCCATCGCCCGCTGCAAAAACGTCGAATAGACGCAGGCGATCGGCCTGAGGCCGCCGGCGGCCTGTCCCGCGGCGAACGTGAGCATGTGTTCTTCGGCGATGCCTACGTCGAAAAAACGTCGCGGGAAAGCGGCGCGGAAATGATTCAGCGCGCATCCTTCCGTCATGGCCGGGGTCAGGACCGTGACGCGGGGATCTTTTTCCGCCAGCTCTTCGATGCACGCGGCCGCCGCCCCGCTCCAGCTCGCCGAATTCGCAGGCGTTTTCCCCGCGGCGGCGACGCCGTGATAGGCGACGGGATTTTCTTCGGCCGGCGCGTACCCCTTGCCTTTTTCCGTGAGCACGTGGATCAGCAGGGGACCGTCGTAATTTTTCGCCAGGGCGAAGACGCGCTCGAGCTCCTGTTCGTCGTGTCCGTCGAAAGGGCCCCAGTACGTCAGCCCCATGTCGCTGAAAAGATTGCCGCGGCTCAGCACTTTTTTGACGGCGTTCTTCATCCGCTCCAGACGGCGATAGACCCGGTCGGTGCGGAACGCCTTTCGGCAAAAACTCTTCACGACGTTTTTCGTGCCCTTGTACAGCGCGGAAGTGGACAGTTTCGCCAGATGCAGCGCCATGCCGCCCACGCGCGGGCTGATCGACATGGCGTTGTCGTTGAGGACGAAGATCACGGGATTGTCGAGAGAACCGGCGTGATTCAGCGCTTCGAAAGCTTCGCCGTTGATCAGCGCCCCGTCGCCGATGACGGCGACGACGTGATGCTTTTCGCCGCGCAGATCGCGCGCGACCGCGTATCCCAAAGCCGCCGAAAGCGAGGTACTGCTGTGTCCGACGCCGAAGTGGTCGTACGGGCTTTCGCTCATTTTCGGAAAACCGCTGACGCCGCCCTCCGTCCGCAGCGTCTCGAAACGGGCGTTGCGCCCTGTCAAAATCTTCCACGCATAGGCCTGATGCCCCACGTCGAACACAACGCGATCGTACCGCGGATCGAAGACCCGCAGCAGCGCCACGATCAGTTCCACCGCTCCCAAAGAGGAAGCCAGATGTCCGCCGTTTTTCAGCGTGACGTCGACGATGCGCGAACGCACTTCGTCGATCAGTCCGGGAAGCTCTTTCTCGGAGAGCTTTTTTACGTCTCCCGGTTCCTTGATGTCGTCCAGCAGCGCCATGTCAATTCGACCTGTGCTCTAGATAGGCGGCCAGCGCCCGCAGGAACGCGCCTTTTTCTGCGAACGGCTCCAGTTGTTTTTCGGCGTTCAGCGTTTTCTCATGAAGCAGCGCGCGGGCGCCGTCGAGACCATAGGCGCGCACGAACGTGCGTTTGTCCTGCGCTTCGTCTTTGCCGAGCG
Protein-coding regions in this window:
- a CDS encoding GntR family transcriptional regulator: MTLEELMPRISGDKAASYYIANVLREAIYRGILQENEQLLQNQLAARMGVSPIPLREALKQLEIEGLVEFRGRRGAIVSGLSLEDAREIYDMITWLEVGIMKVSFDLISNALIQEEEVLLDKMEKEEDPVKWRDMNVLFHSSLYEPADRPMTLDMLAKLRRQVDRYIRNHLSSMRKESEEQHREILAGVKAHDLDRTLKALESHLVNTSKDLQAYMRHVQNRNHE
- a CDS encoding AAA family ATPase; protein product: MLEELKLISVGGIGQTSLNFGAGLTAVTGESGAGKSSLVRGLELVCGKRSSGGTIRAGDETAVAEAFFYQPGRLEGVGEELQPQDCSLALRRELSRSGRGKCSVQGQTVPLNTVLELAPRLITIQSQFAQLELLDPDRQLKILDACGGDELKETKARLEKEFHEVLDCERELRRNKQREQEITSAYGALSEIAPFLERAGLQPDSEERLNEDFAEAERELKRLHELRGRFRMLQNQESGGLISELSGVLSDLSRLVPSGSREALGETSQKALAVLEDVADKIGALASSETIENLEAELEVLETSLGQIRKSKRLAKVNTVEELLEYWHKGEEELRWLSGSGKIQSELNEKIAAAKKAVAKEARTLLEQRTAAALALQARVSENLAGMAMENTQFRIRITETNKLKANGAEKVDFVLRRGSQEIPVAKAASGGELSRILLAIQISLPDELMPPTVVFDEVEAGLGGRAAYLTGLKLRELADRVQVILITHEASIAALANRHYRVARRGTLSTVTHVEGEERVREIARMLSGNDREEEALSHARKLLGADGAEEEIVFDPDHFFDGKSSPL
- a CDS encoding TlyA family RNA methyltransferase; amino-acid sequence: MSARCVKKRLDLRLVEEGLADSVQAAGALVMAGEVLVDGQPASGAGQPVKDAAVVRLKSGSGGWVSRGAHKLLTAIERFHLKLEGRVCLDVGASTGGFTQVMLKYGAAKVYAVDVGYGLLDWSLRTDPRVVVMERRNARFLTGEMFSPRPGFVCSDASFISLRLLLNPMAAASAENAEAVVLVKPQFEARREDLGKGGVVRSPEVHRAVLEELADFIGRETPWGMEEATWSEIKGPKGNIEFLFHLRKNITSAEVDFCGLVRASHEALAG
- the dxs gene encoding 1-deoxy-D-xylulose-5-phosphate synthase; the encoded protein is MALLDDIKEPGDVKKLSEKELPGLIDEVRSRIVDVTLKNGGHLASSLGAVELIVALLRVFDPRYDRVVFDVGHQAYAWKILTGRNARFETLRTEGGVSGFPKMSESPYDHFGVGHSSTSLSAALGYAVARDLRGEKHHVVAVIGDGALINGEAFEALNHAGSLDNPVIFVLNDNAMSISPRVGGMALHLAKLSTSALYKGTKNVVKSFCRKAFRTDRVYRRLERMKNAVKKVLSRGNLFSDMGLTYWGPFDGHDEQELERVFALAKNYDGPLLIHVLTEKGKGYAPAEENPVAYHGVAAAGKTPANSASWSGAAAACIEELAEKDPRVTVLTPAMTEGCALNHFRAAFPRRFFDVGIAEEHMLTFAAGQAAGGLRPIACVYSTFLQRAMDQLVHDICLQRLPVILAVDRAGLVGEDGETHQGLFDMNWASAVPNLKVWAPYDCRSLKAAFESAARCEGPSLIRYPRGGAVERLTPADAFETADFAFVNRNSSWCVAAAGSACQIARRAAKLVDERVGAAPDLLYLNRVSPLPEEALARLDGKKLLVTAEEAYERGGLGEHLALFCAERGLRCAVRAVALPAAFVAPGTPAQQRKRLGLTPERIVEIYERQMR
- a CDS encoding NAD(+)/NADH kinase: MKFGLIVNLSKPEAVQLAEELCAWGRKRNNPFLLFADEAPALRQSGIPLDRWLAEVETALVIGGDGTFLQAAHLVQHSGINLFGVSVGHLGFLAVGDPRRVREQIEQIEKGDFKIERRRCLEGVLATEEKERCVFALNDLVLSKGIQARLVSLDVQVQGKPICEYRADGVIVSTPTGSTAYALSAGGPIVPPSLDCMLLVPICAHTLYARPTLLGPDDCLTLRPTENSELFLTVDGADVYPLSSRDRLDVRLSRDHGVNTISLPQFDYYDLLHEKLLWGWNPVSERSARRA